From the genome of Chania multitudinisentens RB-25, one region includes:
- a CDS encoding ABC transporter substrate-binding protein, which translates to MKIKWTLRTLCLSLLLATALPTTVGAKTPNDQLIVGMNMNNLLSLDPAAMTGNDAVSIIVNLYDSLVELDPTNLSNVLPGAAKSWEISEDGKLITFHLQEGAKFHSGNPLTAEDFAWSMKRLLNLNMAQATTWKSYGFTADNVEKMIRATDPLTIEIELPKPTDPKLVIYSLATLGSGSILDRATVMQHEKNGDWGNGWLTTNEAGSGPFKLDVWQAKDVLRMSRNDDYWRDDAKVKRVIFRHMTESQALRLMIEKGDIDIATGMSVPDINALKSDPQIVIDDVSKGTIYYVAMSLKEPHFANPKVREAVRSLIDYDGINKTIMPGYGLYHQRPIQKGMSATLPDPGYKLDVARAKTLLAEAGYPDGFTTTLRVLADPPFINIATSVQSTLAQAGINAKIMSGTGNQVYGAMRDRQFDMLVGRGGGGVDPHPHSSLRSIAYNPDNSDAAKLTNFQGWRTSFYDQQLNELIDQALVEKDQEKQKQMYIEVQNRYDALYPAILPISQMVDSVVVRKDIIDYIPHPSSTTHLRSVYKQR; encoded by the coding sequence ATGAAAATAAAATGGACATTACGTACTCTCTGCCTTTCCCTGCTGCTTGCCACGGCGTTGCCAACCACCGTTGGCGCAAAAACCCCTAATGATCAACTGATTGTTGGGATGAATATGAACAACCTGCTTTCCCTCGATCCGGCGGCGATGACCGGCAATGATGCGGTCAGCATTATTGTTAATCTCTATGACTCATTGGTTGAGCTTGACCCCACCAATTTGAGCAACGTTTTACCCGGCGCGGCGAAAAGCTGGGAAATCAGTGAGGATGGCAAACTGATCACCTTCCATTTGCAGGAAGGAGCAAAATTTCACTCAGGTAACCCACTGACAGCGGAAGATTTTGCCTGGTCAATGAAGCGCCTGTTGAACCTGAATATGGCGCAGGCCACTACCTGGAAATCTTACGGATTTACTGCCGACAACGTGGAAAAAATGATCCGGGCTACCGATCCGTTGACCATCGAAATCGAATTACCTAAGCCAACCGATCCCAAACTGGTGATCTACTCGCTGGCAACGTTGGGAAGTGGTTCGATCCTCGATCGCGCAACGGTGATGCAGCATGAGAAAAACGGTGATTGGGGCAACGGTTGGCTGACCACCAACGAGGCCGGTTCCGGGCCGTTCAAGCTGGACGTCTGGCAGGCAAAAGATGTATTACGTATGAGCCGGAATGACGATTACTGGCGCGACGATGCCAAGGTGAAGCGCGTGATTTTCCGCCATATGACGGAATCACAGGCGCTGCGCCTGATGATCGAAAAAGGGGATATTGATATTGCGACCGGCATGTCGGTGCCTGATATCAACGCGTTGAAGAGTGACCCGCAGATCGTCATTGATGATGTGAGCAAAGGCACTATTTATTACGTTGCCATGAGCCTGAAAGAGCCGCATTTCGCTAATCCGAAGGTTCGTGAAGCGGTGCGTTCCCTGATCGATTACGACGGCATCAACAAAACTATCATGCCCGGTTATGGTTTATACCATCAGCGGCCGATTCAAAAAGGCATGAGCGCCACGCTGCCGGACCCAGGTTATAAGCTGGATGTTGCACGTGCCAAAACGCTGCTGGCGGAAGCAGGCTATCCTGACGGCTTTACCACCACCCTGCGCGTGCTGGCCGATCCACCGTTTATCAACATTGCTACCTCGGTGCAATCTACGCTGGCTCAGGCTGGAATCAACGCCAAGATCATGTCGGGGACGGGCAACCAGGTGTATGGCGCCATGCGCGATCGTCAGTTCGATATGCTGGTAGGACGCGGCGGTGGCGGTGTCGATCCGCACCCGCACTCCAGCCTGCGTTCGATTGCCTATAACCCGGATAATAGTGATGCGGCCAAGCTGACTAACTTCCAGGGGTGGCGGACCTCATTCTATGACCAGCAATTGAACGAATTGATCGATCAGGCGCTGGTTGAGAAGGATCAGGAGAAACAGAAGCAAATGTATATCGAGGTGCAGAATCGTTACGATGCTCTGTATCCCGCTATTCTGCCTATTTCTCAGATGGTTGATTCGGTGGTCGTGCGTAAGGATATTATTGATTATATTCCACATCCGTCTTCCACCACGCATTTACGTAGCGTGTATAAACAGCGTTAA
- a CDS encoding mandelate racemase family protein — translation MKIESVNVQVFTYPTRRVSDSAGHSHPGEESLAKMAMLTITCDDGSAGYAFAPPEVIRPHIINSFFRKVLIGQNPFDRERLWNDLVHWQRGSANQLTDRALAIAEQAIWDMLGRKLDLPVHKLLGGYREKVPAYGSTMCGDELAGGLSTPEEYGRFAEQLVARGYKAIKLHTWMPPVSFSPSPQMDVRACAAVREAVGPDIALMLDGYHWYSRSDALYIGRELQKLNFAWFEEPMEEQSMASYVWLTQNLDIDVIGPESLSGKHFSRADWVKAGACDILRAGVQGVGGITPCLKVAHLAESFGMDCEIHGNGAPNLAVVGAIRNCRWYERGLLHPFLDYEEPAAYLNSIIDPMDAEGFVHLPTRPGLGEDINFGYIEEHRIAQE, via the coding sequence ATGAAAATAGAGTCTGTTAACGTTCAGGTATTTACCTATCCTACCCGTCGCGTTTCCGATAGCGCGGGGCATTCTCATCCCGGCGAGGAATCGCTGGCGAAAATGGCGATGTTGACCATCACCTGCGACGATGGCAGTGCGGGCTATGCCTTTGCACCGCCGGAGGTGATCCGCCCGCATATTATCAACTCCTTTTTTCGTAAGGTGTTGATTGGGCAAAATCCTTTCGATCGCGAGCGGTTATGGAACGATCTGGTGCATTGGCAACGCGGCAGTGCTAATCAACTGACCGATCGTGCGCTGGCGATTGCCGAGCAAGCGATCTGGGATATGCTGGGGCGTAAGCTTGATTTACCGGTGCACAAGCTGTTGGGCGGTTATCGTGAGAAGGTGCCTGCTTATGGCAGCACCATGTGCGGCGATGAGCTGGCCGGTGGCCTGTCAACGCCGGAAGAATATGGCCGCTTTGCCGAACAACTGGTGGCTCGCGGCTATAAAGCGATCAAACTGCATACCTGGATGCCGCCGGTATCCTTCTCACCCAGCCCGCAGATGGATGTGCGTGCCTGTGCCGCGGTTCGCGAAGCCGTGGGGCCGGATATCGCTCTGATGCTGGACGGTTACCACTGGTATAGCCGCAGCGATGCGCTCTATATCGGCCGCGAGCTGCAAAAACTCAACTTCGCCTGGTTTGAAGAGCCGATGGAGGAGCAGAGCATGGCTTCTTACGTCTGGCTGACGCAGAACCTGGATATCGATGTGATCGGGCCAGAAAGCCTGTCAGGCAAGCATTTCAGCCGTGCAGACTGGGTCAAGGCTGGGGCTTGTGACATTTTGCGTGCCGGTGTGCAGGGCGTTGGTGGCATCACGCCTTGCCTGAAAGTGGCACATCTGGCGGAATCCTTCGGTATGGACTGCGAGATCCATGGTAACGGTGCGCCGAATCTGGCGGTGGTCGGGGCTATCCGCAACTGCCGTTGGTATGAACGTGGCCTGTTGCATCCGTTCCTTGATTATGAGGAGCCCGCAGCCTACCTCAACAGCATCATTGATCCCATGGATGCAGAGGGGTTTGTGCATCTGCCGACGCGGCCTGGATTGGGCGAAGATATCAACTTCGGCTATATCGAGGAGCATCGGATCGCGCAGGAATAA